A window from Salvelinus fontinalis isolate EN_2023a chromosome 8, ASM2944872v1, whole genome shotgun sequence encodes these proteins:
- the LOC129860834 gene encoding protein kinase C and casein kinase substrate in neurons protein 1-like isoform X1 → MSGSYDESAATADDAMDSFWEVGNYKRAVKRIDDGHRLCNDLMGCLQERAKIEKAYGDQLTAWSKRWRQLIEKGPQYGTVERAWLGVMTEAEKVSELHQEVKNGLLNEDLEKVKNWQKEAYHKQMIGGFKEAKEADEGFKKAQKPWAKKLKEMETAKKTYHMACKEEKLAATREADGKTQASVTTDQQKKLHEKTDKCKHDMQKAKEKFEKSLSELSAVTPPYQESMEQVFDQCQQHEVKRLTFLKEILLDIKRHLNLTENQSYGTVYRELERTILAANTQEDLQWFSNHHGPGMHMNWPMFEDYNPDAAAVVKREKVQKPAGAPPTPSTDHVAPPGDRGSISADHVALPGDRGSVSSYEKNQAYSTDWSDDEAPAAHSGGEINGGGNENSFEEDSSSAGKGGAGTGTASGVRVRALYDYDGQEQDELTFKAGDELTKTEDEDDQGWCRGRLDTGREGLYPANYVEEI, encoded by the exons ATGTCGGGGTCCTACGATGAATCTGCTGCTACTGCTGACGACGCTATGGACAGCTTTTGGGAG GTGGGGAACTACAAGCGCGCCGTAAAGCGGATTGACGACGGCCACCGGCTCTGCAATGACCTCATGGGCTGCCTTCAGGAACGTGCCAAGATTGAGAAGGCCTATGGTGACCAGCTGACCGCCTGGTCCAAGAGATGGAGACAGCTGATCGAGAAAG GACCCCAGTATGGCACCGTGGAGAGGGCGTGGTTGGGTGTGATGACCGAGGCTGAAAAGGTGAGTGAGCTGCACCAGGAGGTGAAGAACGGCCTGCTCAACGAAGACCTGGAGAAGGTCAAGAACTGGCAGAAGGAGGCCTACCACAAGCAGATGATCGGAGGCTTCAAGGAGGCCAAAGAGGCCGACGAGGGCTTCAAAAAGGCCCAGAAACCATGGGCCAAGAAGCTCAAAGAG ATGGAGACTGCTAAGAAAACGTACCACATGGCGTGTAAGGAGGAGAAACTGGCCGCCACCCGAGAGGCAGATGGGAAGACACAGGCCTCCGTCACAACTGATCAACAGAAGAAACTCCACGAGAAAACCGACAAGTGCAAACATGACATGCAGAAG GCTAAGGAGAAGTTTGAGAAGTCTCTGTCGGAGTTGAGTGCGGTCACTCCCCCATACCAGGAGAGCATGGAGCAAGTGTTTGACCAGTGCCAGCAGCATGAGGTCAAGAGACTCACCTTCCTTAAAGAGATCCTGCTGGACATTAAACGCCACCTCAATCTCACTGAGAACCAAAG cTATGGCACAGTATACAGAGAACTGGAGCGCACCATCCTGGCTGCCAACACACAGGAGGACCTGCAGTGGTTCAGCAACCACCATGGCCCTGGCATGCATATGAACTGGCCCATGTTTGAG GACTATAACCCAGATGCCGCTGCTGTTGTTAAGAGGGAGAAGGTGCAGAAGCCGGCTGGGGCCCCACCGACCCCCAGCACTGACCATGTCGCACCGCCTGGAGACCGCGGCAG CATCAGCGCTGATCATGTGGCACTGCCTGGTGACCGTGGCAG TGTGAGCAGCTATGAAAAGAACCAGGCCTACTCCACTGATTGGTCGGATGATGAGGCGCCTGCAGCTCATTCAGGCGGTGAGATTAATGGGGGTGGGAATGAAAACTCCTTTGAGGAAGACTCTAGCAGCGCCGGAAAAGGGGGTGCTGGGACCGGGACTGCGTCTGGCGTCCGGGTGCGTGCTCTGTATGATTATGACGGACAGGAACAAGATGAGCTCACCTTCAAAGCTG
- the LOC129860834 gene encoding protein kinase C and casein kinase substrate in neurons protein 1-like isoform X2, with translation MSGSYDESAATADDAMDSFWEVGNYKRAVKRIDDGHRLCNDLMGCLQERAKIEKAYGDQLTAWSKRWRQLIEKGPQYGTVERAWLGVMTEAEKVSELHQEVKNGLLNEDLEKVKNWQKEAYHKQMIGGFKEAKEADEGFKKAQKPWAKKLKEMETAKKTYHMACKEEKLAATREADGKTQASVTTDQQKKLHEKTDKCKHDMQKAKEKFEKSLSELSAVTPPYQESMEQVFDQCQQHEVKRLTFLKEILLDIKRHLNLTENQSYGTVYRELERTILAANTQEDLQWFSNHHGPGMHMNWPMFEDYNPDAAAVVKREKVQKPAGAPPTPSTDHVAPPGDRGSVSSYEKNQAYSTDWSDDEAPAAHSGGEINGGGNENSFEEDSSSAGKGGAGTGTASGVRVRALYDYDGQEQDELTFKAGDELTKTEDEDDQGWCRGRLDTGREGLYPANYVEEI, from the exons ATGTCGGGGTCCTACGATGAATCTGCTGCTACTGCTGACGACGCTATGGACAGCTTTTGGGAG GTGGGGAACTACAAGCGCGCCGTAAAGCGGATTGACGACGGCCACCGGCTCTGCAATGACCTCATGGGCTGCCTTCAGGAACGTGCCAAGATTGAGAAGGCCTATGGTGACCAGCTGACCGCCTGGTCCAAGAGATGGAGACAGCTGATCGAGAAAG GACCCCAGTATGGCACCGTGGAGAGGGCGTGGTTGGGTGTGATGACCGAGGCTGAAAAGGTGAGTGAGCTGCACCAGGAGGTGAAGAACGGCCTGCTCAACGAAGACCTGGAGAAGGTCAAGAACTGGCAGAAGGAGGCCTACCACAAGCAGATGATCGGAGGCTTCAAGGAGGCCAAAGAGGCCGACGAGGGCTTCAAAAAGGCCCAGAAACCATGGGCCAAGAAGCTCAAAGAG ATGGAGACTGCTAAGAAAACGTACCACATGGCGTGTAAGGAGGAGAAACTGGCCGCCACCCGAGAGGCAGATGGGAAGACACAGGCCTCCGTCACAACTGATCAACAGAAGAAACTCCACGAGAAAACCGACAAGTGCAAACATGACATGCAGAAG GCTAAGGAGAAGTTTGAGAAGTCTCTGTCGGAGTTGAGTGCGGTCACTCCCCCATACCAGGAGAGCATGGAGCAAGTGTTTGACCAGTGCCAGCAGCATGAGGTCAAGAGACTCACCTTCCTTAAAGAGATCCTGCTGGACATTAAACGCCACCTCAATCTCACTGAGAACCAAAG cTATGGCACAGTATACAGAGAACTGGAGCGCACCATCCTGGCTGCCAACACACAGGAGGACCTGCAGTGGTTCAGCAACCACCATGGCCCTGGCATGCATATGAACTGGCCCATGTTTGAG GACTATAACCCAGATGCCGCTGCTGTTGTTAAGAGGGAGAAGGTGCAGAAGCCGGCTGGGGCCCCACCGACCCCCAGCACTGACCATGTCGCACCGCCTGGAGACCGCGGCAG TGTGAGCAGCTATGAAAAGAACCAGGCCTACTCCACTGATTGGTCGGATGATGAGGCGCCTGCAGCTCATTCAGGCGGTGAGATTAATGGGGGTGGGAATGAAAACTCCTTTGAGGAAGACTCTAGCAGCGCCGGAAAAGGGGGTGCTGGGACCGGGACTGCGTCTGGCGTCCGGGTGCGTGCTCTGTATGATTATGACGGACAGGAACAAGATGAGCTCACCTTCAAAGCTG